The sequence CTCGCGGCGCTGGCCTTCGGCTGCATCGTCGTCGCCGCAGAGAACGTCTCCGGAGAGCAGCCCCTCACCGGCGCACCGGGGGTGGTCGCCCGGGGAGACCCCGTGACGATCTCCGGCATCGCTACCGGAAACCCGGACGCGGTCTACGTCTGGGTCTTCGGTCAGAACTACCGGCTCCTGAGCGAACCCGTGGACGTCGGAAGCGACGGAATCTACCGCTACACGCTGGAGCGGAGCGAGACTGCGGACCTCTCCCCCGGCCGCTACTTTGCGATCGTGCAACACCCGATGGGCAACGGCAAGCAGGACGTACGGGTCGTATCGGACAGCACGATATCGGTTCCCGGCGGGACGACAGTCGATCTTGCCGGACTCCCCGCCGATGAGGCAGCGACTGCTCTCGTCGATGCGCTGAACTCACCGTACAGCGATGACACCTATGTCATGGTCAGTTTCATGATCGAGGATCCCTGGATCCAGATCGGCGGGATCAGAAGTACAGGAGGATGATACCGGCGAATCAGGGGCGTTCCGAAAGATCAGAACGCCCTACCATCTGTACATAGCACGGGTGACCTGGTGCGGCTCGAACCGTCCGCGGTGGAAGACCCGGACCTCGACCTCCGCACCCTTCCGGAAGTCACGCATCAGGAGGTCGTAGGTCCGCCGGACGTAGCGCAGTCCTTCCCGGGCGAAGAGGTCCCGGAGGGCCCGCCGGAACCTGATCTCCTGATCAAGAAACGCCGCCTCGTATGCCCGGGTCTCTCTGGCGATACGGGCGCATTCAGCGTCGTCGATCGGGGTGTTGTAGCACCCGTGCTCGTTTAAGCCGCTGATCTGCCGCCAGTCGACCGCGCCCCTCTCGTCGGCCTCCCGGTGGAGCATGTAGGGGTAGACCCGGCAGATAGAGAACCGCTGGTCGTAGACGCTGCACCGGCCCCCTTCAAGGAAGATGCAGGACCCGTCCGGCTTTGTCCTG is a genomic window of Methanoculleus bourgensis MS2 containing:
- a CDS encoding YkgJ family cysteine cluster protein — protein: MILPDPGVEAVATLSFDEEIDALEQELADLLRFPEEEFIDIIRDVGFFCDCCGRCCTREFNGHVFLLEEDTDRVRSFCPDAIVPAPGYDACDQHGRFYVSGYALRTKPDGSCIFLEGGRCSVYDQRFSICRVYPYMLHREADERGAVDWRQISGLNEHGCYNTPIDDAECARIARETRAYEAAFLDQEIRFRRALRDLFAREGLRYVRRTYDLLMRDFRKGAEVEVRVFHRGRFEPHQVTRAMYRW